The proteins below come from a single Garra rufa chromosome 3, GarRuf1.0, whole genome shotgun sequence genomic window:
- the krcp gene encoding kelch repeat-containing protein yields MEDFGVYAIFGVDEPPQQILRRDGWQSSIEIQPSVQLMVLFSRGDWGKRDSVSVELADERNIPINMGKLTPFNKCLSWESGEDGVWSSGATLNVKLIGGTEFLDPGLTLSQMECTPECNPAVPAVRECPGKRKRSQGEEEDEMNEGRGKENICPNASEKVTPQRRSKNIQRGGQTRLFSQKEEQTATSGSQSHKAKSKQAKTPSQTAQLDKPSGRWGQTLCPIDPQTAILIGGQGARMQFCKDPIWKLCTEDLSWVPAETLAEGPTPEARIGHTATYDPESKRIFVFGGSKHKKWFNDVHILDTQTWRWTLVEAQGKVPPLAYHSCSMFRGELFVFGGVFPRPHPEPDGCSDSIYIFNPEMAIWYQPIVNGEKPAPRSGHSACVMQGRIFVFGGWDTPVCFNDMFMLDLGLMEFSAVKTSGTAPSPRSWHGCAVLSESSFLIYGGYNGNNALNDAFIFNTDTSCWSSLTLPQLNSLPRAGHSIITMPTTCKQGSIDEQEELAESAPQTLLVFGGGDNEGSFFSDLYTIPVEELRD; encoded by the exons ATGGAGGACTTTGGTGTCTATGCCATATTTGGAGTGGATGAACCACCACAGCAGATCTTAAG GCGTGATGGGTGGCAAAGCTCAATTGAGATCCAGCCTAGTGTCCAGCTGATGGTTCTCTTCTCCAGAGGAGACTGGGGAAAGCGAGATTCAGTCTCTGTGGAACTTGCTGATGAGAGAAACATACCCATTAATATGGGAAAACTAACACCATTCAATAA ATGTCTGTCTTGGGAATCTGGTGAGGATGGTGTTTGGTCCAGTGGAGCAACCTTAAATGTAAAACTCATTGGG GGTACAGAGTTTTTGGATCCAGGGCTTACTCTTTCACAGATGGAATGTACTCCAGAG TGCAACCCCGCTGTACCTGCAGTAAGAGAGTGTCCAGGCAAGAGGAAGCGGTCTCAAGGAGAGGAAGAAGACGAAATGAATGAAGGTAGAGGCAAGGAGAACATCTGCCCTAACGCCTCTGAAAAGGTGACGCCTCAAAGACGGAGCAAGAACATTCAACGTGGGGGTCAGACACGTCTGTTCTCTCAAAAGGAGGAACAGACTGCAACTTCAGGTTCTCAGAGCCACAAAGCTAAAAGCAAGCAGGCCAAAACCCCCTCACAGACTG CTCAATTGGACAAGCCATCAGGTCGCTGGGGTCAAACTCTCTGTCCCATTGATCCTCAGACAGCCATTTTGATTGGAGGACAAGGTGCTAGAATGCAGTTCTGCAAAGACCCTATTTGGAAACTTTGCACTG AGGATCTTTCTTGGGTACCAGCTGAAACTCTGGCAGAAGGGCCCACTCCTGAGGCCCGCATTGGTCACACAGCAACCTATGACCCGGAGTCTAAGCGCATATTTGTGTTTGGCGGCTCAAAGCATAAGAAATGGTTTAATGATGTTCACATCCTAGACACACAAACCTGGCGTTGGACTTTGGTTGAG GCGCAAGGAAAAGTGCCACCTCTGGCCTATCACAGCTGCAGTATGTTCCGAGGAGAGCTCTTTGTGTTTGGAGGAGTGTTTCCTCGCCCACACCCAGAACCAGACGGCTGCAGTGATTCCATCTACATCTTTAACCCTGAAATGGCCATCTGGTATCAACCTATTGTCAATGGAGAGAAGCCTGCACCACGCTCTGG GCATTCAGCATGTGTGATGCAGGGGAGGATCTTTGTGTTTGGCGGATGGGACACCCCTGTGTGCTTCAATGACATGTTCATGCTAGACCTCG GCTTGATGGAGTTTTCTGCTGTGAAGACAAGTGGAACGGCCCCCTCTCCCCGAAG CTGGCATGGCTGTGCAGTTCTTTCAGAGAGCAGCTTCTTGATCTATGGGGGCTACAATGGGAACAATGCATTGAATGATGCATTCATCTTCAACACAG ACACTAGTTGCTGGTCATCTCTGACTCTTCCCCAGCTCAACTCTTTACCCCGAGCTGGACATTCCATCATTACCATGCCCACCACATGCAAACAG GGATCTATAGATGAACAAGAGGAACTTGCAGAGTCAGCCCCACAAACACTTCTGGTTTTTGGTGGTGGTGACAACGAAGGGAGCTTCTTCTCTGACCTGTACACTATCCCAGTAGAGGAGCTAAGAGACTAA